Proteins from a single region of Strix uralensis isolate ZFMK-TIS-50842 chromosome 12, bStrUra1, whole genome shotgun sequence:
- the RFWD3 gene encoding E3 ubiquitin-protein ligase RFWD3 isoform X2 gives MAQEEMEVDLQPVAGYSVENLRTLPTEPSGHAALSSHAAVLGEGGGSLTVLPAADAVGIINAGTREAAAEPDPQVGPAVALNRLQRLQGAFDPYRPVPQVTQRPRVRRARRQQRVGGSQRTVSARAALDSYFQVSRTQEPATGPVPHLEPSHIVRDNQEHSSDEAIVVSSSDSSSSAEEEEVVEAAAPLLPSAQETPPAASSGVSSQVQADPPQALSQASAEHGSQEGEEAEVQQKQRTPLKKLEPSVPVVPPDEEEGDTCAICFEQWTNAGDHRLSALRCGHLFGYTCIERWLKGQAGKCPQCNKKAKRSDIVILYARTLKALDTSEQERMKSSLEKEQMLRRQAELESAQSRLQLQVLTDECSKLRKQVQELKALVAQHNASASQQPGSSRTCPPGGLPSSQSQRKYHLEKVFVVSQTGNCRVMAYCDSLSCLVVSQPSPQSTFIPGCGVKMMSVANLKSSQYIPIHSKQIRGLAFGSRADGLLLSAALDNTLKLTSLATNTVVQTYNAGRPVWSCCWCLDDANYIYAGLVNGSIMIYDLRDTNSHVQELVPQKSRCPMVSLSYLPRMASASLPYGGILAGTLEGACFWEQKADNSYRPHHLPLEPGGCIDIQTEISTRHCLATYRPSKNNPCVRCVMMELTCSPLTEASEDVVCSSNPVQTFSAGPTCKLLTKNAIFQSPEEDGSVFVCAGDEASNSALLWDAGSGSLLQKLQADLPVLDICPLEVNQTHLLATLTEKTVKLYKWQ, from the exons ATGGCTCAGGAAGAGATGGAAGTTGATCTCCAACCAGTGGCTGGTTACTCTGTAGAGAACCTCAGGACGCTTCCCACAGAGCCCTCTGGTCACGCAGCGCTGTCCTCCCATGCTGCAGTGCTCGGTGAGGGAGGAGGCAGCCTTACAGTTCTTCCTGCTGCTGATGCTGTTGGCATAATAAATGCTGGTACGAGGGAAGCAGCTGCTGAGCCTGACCCGCAGGTGGGTCCCGCCGTGGCTCTCAACAGACTGCAAAGGCTGCAAGGAGCGTTTGACCCGTATCGGCCCGTGCCACAGGTCACGCAGCGTCCGCGAGTGAGGAGAGCTCGCAGGCAACAGAGGGTTGGTGGCTCCCAGAGGACAGTCAGCGCCAG GGCAGCATTGGACAGTTACTTTCAAGTCAGCAGGACCCAAGAGCCAGCTACAGGACCAGTTCCACATCTGGAGCCCTCGCATATTGTGAGGGACAACCAGGAACACAGCTCAGATGAAGCAATAGTAGTGAGCAGCTCTGACAGCAGCTCttctgctgaggaggaggaagtggtggaggctGCAGCACCGCTGTTACCATCGGCCCAGGAGACACCTCCAGCAGCTAGCTCGGGAG TTTCCAGTCAGGTCCAAGCAGACCCACCTCAAGCTTTGTCTCAAGCTTCTGCAGAACATGGAAGTCAAGAAGGTGAAGAGGCTGAAGTCCAGCAAAAGCAG AGAACTCCACTAAAGAAACTGGAACCATCAGTTCCTGTCGTGCCGCCGGATGAGGAGGAGGGGGATACCTGTGCAATCTGCTTTGAGCAGTGGACCAACGCTGGGGACCACCGTCTCTCAGCGTTGCGGTGTGGACACCTGTTTGGTTACACCTGCATTGAGAGGTGGCTCAAGGGACAAGCAGGGAAGTGCCCCCAG TGCAATAAGAAAGCAAAACGTTCTGACATTGTGATCCTGTATGCTCGCACTTTGAAGGCGCTGGATACCAGCGAACAGGAGCGCATGAAAAG CTCTTTAGAAAAGGAGCAAATGTTGCGGAGACAGGCAGAGCTGGAATCTGCACAGAGCCGTCTCCAGTTGCAGGTTTTGACAGATGAATGCAGCAAACTCCGCAAACAAGTTCAG gagCTGAAGGCTCTGGTGGCCCAGCACAATGCGAGTGCTTCTCAGCAACCTGGCAGCTCCCGCACCTGCCCCCCAGGCGGTCTCCCCTCCAGCCAAAGCCAGCGCAAGTACCACTTGGAAAAGGTTTTTGTGGTGTCTCAGACTGGGAACTGCAGAGTAATGGCATACTGTGACTCGCTGAGTTGTCTCGTGGTATCACAGCCTTCTCCACAGTCTACTTTTATTCCTG GTTGTGGTGTTAAGATGATGAGCGTGGCCAACCTGAAGAGCAGTCAGTACATCCCCATCCATAGTAAACAGATTCGGGGACTGGCTTTTGGCAGCCGAGCAGATGgcttgctgctctctgctgctctggaCAACACTCTCAAACTTACCAG CTTGGCAACAAACACTGTGGTGCAGACATACAATGCTGGCCGTCCtgtctggagctgctgctggtgcctCGATGATGCAAACTACATCTACGCTGGATTGGTCAATGGCTCTATCATGATATATGATTTGAGAGACACGAACTCTCATGTCCAGGAACTAGTCCCTCAGAAGTCCAG GTGCCCCATGGTATCGCTGTCCTATCTGCCCCGGATGGCCTCAGCCTCACTGCCTTACGGTGGAATATTAGCTGGGACCTTGGAAGGAGCCTGCTTTTGGGAACAGAAAGCTGACAACTCCTACCGGCCTCATCACCTGCCACTGGAACCTGGAGGATGCATCGATATTCAAACGGAGATCAGCACACGGCACTGCCTCGCAACATACAGGCCTA GTAAAAATAACCCATGTGTGCGTTGTGTGATGATGGAACTGACTTGCAGCCCGCTGACAGAGGCCTCGGAAGATGTGGTGTGTTCTTCTAACCCGGTTCAGACTTTCAGTGCTGGGCCCACCTGCAAGTTGCTGACCAAAAACGCCATTTTTCAGAGCCCGGAGGAGGATGGCAGCGTCTTTGTGTGTGCCGGTGATGAGGCATCTAATTCAGCCCTG CTCTGGGATGCTGGCAGTGGCTCCTTGCTGCAGAAGCTGCAGGCTGACCTGCCTGTGCTGGATATCTGCCCCCTGGAAGTGAACCAAACCCACCTCCTGGCTACTCTGACTGAGAAGACGGTGAAGCTCTACAAGTGGCAGTGA
- the RFWD3 gene encoding E3 ubiquitin-protein ligase RFWD3 isoform X1: protein MPRPSPLQGAVPGLASEAAGGQGHPATDPPRHRPGDSRGGRRNPRGRGDQRDATQPPSPGPAAARGALGSGSPRAPSGLPPGPAGPAAIATPRPPRSLFESAGAPALFAPAAAPPMETRSPALAPPPTAAGRLAAQSAAPSLRRSGQSEQALAPLPSPPSPLVSSDRRTERLSNEKEGLVPARPIEAGAGWWPASRAVGGGAARSSSGAVGPAGRAALDSYFQVSRTQEPATGPVPHLEPSHIVRDNQEHSSDEAIVVSSSDSSSSAEEEEVVEAAAPLLPSAQETPPAASSGVSSQVQADPPQALSQASAEHGSQEGEEAEVQQKQRTPLKKLEPSVPVVPPDEEEGDTCAICFEQWTNAGDHRLSALRCGHLFGYTCIERWLKGQAGKCPQCNKKAKRSDIVILYARTLKALDTSEQERMKSSLEKEQMLRRQAELESAQSRLQLQVLTDECSKLRKQVQELKALVAQHNASASQQPGSSRTCPPGGLPSSQSQRKYHLEKVFVVSQTGNCRVMAYCDSLSCLVVSQPSPQSTFIPGCGVKMMSVANLKSSQYIPIHSKQIRGLAFGSRADGLLLSAALDNTLKLTSLATNTVVQTYNAGRPVWSCCWCLDDANYIYAGLVNGSIMIYDLRDTNSHVQELVPQKSRCPMVSLSYLPRMASASLPYGGILAGTLEGACFWEQKADNSYRPHHLPLEPGGCIDIQTEISTRHCLATYRPSKNNPCVRCVMMELTCSPLTEASEDVVCSSNPVQTFSAGPTCKLLTKNAIFQSPEEDGSVFVCAGDEASNSALLWDAGSGSLLQKLQADLPVLDICPLEVNQTHLLATLTEKTVKLYKWQ from the exons atgcCCAGACCTTCACCTCTCCAAGGGGCCGTGCCTGGGTTGGCCTCAGAGGCAGCTGGCGGGCAAGGGCACCCTGCCACAGACCCCCCGAGACACCGCCCCGGGGACTCCAGGGGAGGCCGCAGGAACCCCAGGGGCCGGGGGGACCAGAGGGACGCCACCCAGCCAccttcccccggccccgccgctgcccgcggggcGCTGGGGTCCGGCTCCCCCCGGGCTCCCTCAGGGCTCCCTCCGGGcccggcgggccccgccgccaTAGCAACGCCCCGCCCACCTCGATCCCTGTTTGAATCCGCTGGAGCTCCCGCTCTTTTCGCCCCAGCCGCAGCTCCCCCAATGGAAACTCGTTCCCCGGCGCTTGCCCCGCCCCCTACGGCTGCCGGGCGTCTGGCCGCCCAATCAGCCGCGCCCTCCCTACGACGTTCTGGCCAATCAGAGCAGGCTCTGGCTCCCCTCCCATCGCCCCCTTCACCCCTCGTTTCGTCAGACAGACGGACAGAGCGACTGTCCAATGAGAAGGAGGGCTTGGTCCCGGCTCGCCCAATAGAAGCGGGCGCAGGGTGGTGGCCAGCCAGTAGGGCGGTTGGGGGTGGGGCGGCGCGGAGCTCGAGCGGGGCGGTTGGGCCCGCTGGCAG GGCAGCATTGGACAGTTACTTTCAAGTCAGCAGGACCCAAGAGCCAGCTACAGGACCAGTTCCACATCTGGAGCCCTCGCATATTGTGAGGGACAACCAGGAACACAGCTCAGATGAAGCAATAGTAGTGAGCAGCTCTGACAGCAGCTCttctgctgaggaggaggaagtggtggaggctGCAGCACCGCTGTTACCATCGGCCCAGGAGACACCTCCAGCAGCTAGCTCGGGAG TTTCCAGTCAGGTCCAAGCAGACCCACCTCAAGCTTTGTCTCAAGCTTCTGCAGAACATGGAAGTCAAGAAGGTGAAGAGGCTGAAGTCCAGCAAAAGCAG AGAACTCCACTAAAGAAACTGGAACCATCAGTTCCTGTCGTGCCGCCGGATGAGGAGGAGGGGGATACCTGTGCAATCTGCTTTGAGCAGTGGACCAACGCTGGGGACCACCGTCTCTCAGCGTTGCGGTGTGGACACCTGTTTGGTTACACCTGCATTGAGAGGTGGCTCAAGGGACAAGCAGGGAAGTGCCCCCAG TGCAATAAGAAAGCAAAACGTTCTGACATTGTGATCCTGTATGCTCGCACTTTGAAGGCGCTGGATACCAGCGAACAGGAGCGCATGAAAAG CTCTTTAGAAAAGGAGCAAATGTTGCGGAGACAGGCAGAGCTGGAATCTGCACAGAGCCGTCTCCAGTTGCAGGTTTTGACAGATGAATGCAGCAAACTCCGCAAACAAGTTCAG gagCTGAAGGCTCTGGTGGCCCAGCACAATGCGAGTGCTTCTCAGCAACCTGGCAGCTCCCGCACCTGCCCCCCAGGCGGTCTCCCCTCCAGCCAAAGCCAGCGCAAGTACCACTTGGAAAAGGTTTTTGTGGTGTCTCAGACTGGGAACTGCAGAGTAATGGCATACTGTGACTCGCTGAGTTGTCTCGTGGTATCACAGCCTTCTCCACAGTCTACTTTTATTCCTG GTTGTGGTGTTAAGATGATGAGCGTGGCCAACCTGAAGAGCAGTCAGTACATCCCCATCCATAGTAAACAGATTCGGGGACTGGCTTTTGGCAGCCGAGCAGATGgcttgctgctctctgctgctctggaCAACACTCTCAAACTTACCAG CTTGGCAACAAACACTGTGGTGCAGACATACAATGCTGGCCGTCCtgtctggagctgctgctggtgcctCGATGATGCAAACTACATCTACGCTGGATTGGTCAATGGCTCTATCATGATATATGATTTGAGAGACACGAACTCTCATGTCCAGGAACTAGTCCCTCAGAAGTCCAG GTGCCCCATGGTATCGCTGTCCTATCTGCCCCGGATGGCCTCAGCCTCACTGCCTTACGGTGGAATATTAGCTGGGACCTTGGAAGGAGCCTGCTTTTGGGAACAGAAAGCTGACAACTCCTACCGGCCTCATCACCTGCCACTGGAACCTGGAGGATGCATCGATATTCAAACGGAGATCAGCACACGGCACTGCCTCGCAACATACAGGCCTA GTAAAAATAACCCATGTGTGCGTTGTGTGATGATGGAACTGACTTGCAGCCCGCTGACAGAGGCCTCGGAAGATGTGGTGTGTTCTTCTAACCCGGTTCAGACTTTCAGTGCTGGGCCCACCTGCAAGTTGCTGACCAAAAACGCCATTTTTCAGAGCCCGGAGGAGGATGGCAGCGTCTTTGTGTGTGCCGGTGATGAGGCATCTAATTCAGCCCTG CTCTGGGATGCTGGCAGTGGCTCCTTGCTGCAGAAGCTGCAGGCTGACCTGCCTGTGCTGGATATCTGCCCCCTGGAAGTGAACCAAACCCACCTCCTGGCTACTCTGACTGAGAAGACGGTGAAGCTCTACAAGTGGCAGTGA
- the MLKL gene encoding mixed lineage kinase domain-like protein, with product MEIVERLFSVAQAIHAQLEQVKCCKHQCQRLVERIQILLEPVRILEAQPHKYISHQEEELLKKLLRALGEAQKLVMKYSQASWIQKFLRARSTGEEFIWVNESLEDIAQGLSLLLQAEQKQSFLEAFQAKTCRRQDAEDLRDDRAFLDQVIASTEEPEDVTREIYIDRQCMESKVDWMQSELNKIMRVMECLKKVNVAKREDITEIERDHLTFYSHLQDTESYDLYEGEYLKYPVAIKTFKRPLTTDPAKVRDIFEKEIQTLKKFESPNILRMYGICIEEKDGSPCFSIVMEYCKHGTLRDVLTKQQHLSWEVRIRMALGAARGLYRLHQTEEKSRLHGCICSIKFLVAGDYCVKLSGFELCETESSIKRKAKKNWKQVSMLAYVAPENLKDINYPYKRPCEIYSFGIVLWEIATSKIPFEGCTPEEIMEKICNDHYQDPVGEDCPEDLRKVIDQCRAFDPSQRPSAEEIVDSLADLQRSRNQGS from the exons ATGGAAATTGTGGAGAGACTCTTCTCTGTGGCCCAGGCCATCCACGCCCAACTCGAGCAGGTGAAGTGCTGTAAGCACCAGTGCCAGCGCCTCGTGGAGCGCATCCAGATCCTGCTGGAGCCCGTGAGGATCCTCGAGGCTCAGCCACACAAGTACATCTCCCACCAAGAAGAGGAACTGCTGAAGAAGCTGCTCCGAGCACTGGGGGAAGCCCAGAAATTGGTGATGAAATACAGCCAGGCCAGCTGGATCCAGAAGTTCCTGAGAGCCCGCAGCACCGGTGAGGAGTTCATCTGGGTGAATGAGAGCCTGGAGGACATTGCCCAGGGACTCTCGCTCCTGTTGCAGGCGGAACAGAAGCAGTCTTTCCTGGAGGCTTTCCAGGCAAAGACATGTCGCAGGCAGGACGCCGAGGACCTGAGGGATGACAGAGCTTTCTTGGACCAGGTGATCGCAA GTACTGAGGAACCTGAAGATGTGACCAGGGAGATCTACATCGACAGGCAATGTATGGAGAGCAAGGTAGACTGGATGCAAAGCGAGCTGAACAAAATCATGCGCGTGATGGAAT GCTTGAAGAAGGTCAATGTTGCTAAAAGAGAAGACATCACAGAGATCGAGCGGGACCACCTCACCTTCTACAGCCACCTGCAGGACACTGAGAGCTACGACCTCTACGAGGGCGAGTACCTCAAGTACCCCGTCGCCATCAAAACCTTCAAGAGGCCGCTGACCACTGACCCAGC GAAGGTGAGAGACATCTTTGAGAAGGAGATTCAGACCCTGAAGAAGTTTGAGTCTCCAAACATCCTGCGCATGTATGGGATCTGCATTGAGGAGAAAG ATGGGAGCCCCTGCTTCTCGATTGTCATGGAGTACTGCAAGCACGGGACGCTGCGGGATGTGCTGACCAAGCAACAGCATCTCTCCTGGGAAGTTCGCATTCGGATGGCCCTGGGAGCCGCCAGAGGCCTTTACAG GTTGCACCAGACGGAGGAGAAGTCCCGACTCCACGGCTGCATCTGCAGTATCAAGTTCCTGGTGGCCGGGGATTACTGTGTGAAG CTGTCAGGATTTGAGCTGTGTGAAACAGAGTCATCCATCAAGAGGAAAGCCAAGAAGAACTGGAAACAAGTCTCTATGTTGGCTTATGTTGCCCCTGAGAACCTGAAAGACATCAACTACCCCTACAAGAGGCCCTGTGAAATATACAG CTTTGGGATCGTGCTGTGGGAGATTGCAACCTCCAAAATCCCATTTGAAG GCTGCACTCCTGAGGAGATCATGGAGAAAATCTGCAACGACCATTACCAGGACCCTGTTGGGGAAGATTGTCCTGAAGACCTGCGGAAAGTCATTGACCAGTGCCGTGCCTTTGACCCTTCCCAACGCCCTTCTGCCGAGG AGATTGTGGACTCGCTGGCTGacctgcagagaagcagaaaccAAGGAAGTTAA